The following are encoded together in the Melitaea cinxia chromosome 22, ilMelCinx1.1, whole genome shotgun sequence genome:
- the LOC123664775 gene encoding alpha-N-acetylgalactosaminidase-like, translating to MSVSLFLFSFLMYFPIVQNLDNGLARKPPMGWMSWGYYMCGVDCKNNTDKCLDENLIISVADKFYRDGYQEAGFEYIIIDDCWSQKKRDTLGRLVPDKDRFPRGIKFIADYIHERGLKFGMYTNIADVTCMGYPGSRGHFQSDAKMFAEWGVDYLKVDGCFVAEKYLNTAYIKLGMHLNATGRPMVYSCSWPYYIEFIHHKKPDYKNVAKYCNMWRNYHDVVTSWHAIKSIILHYQMSYDELHEHHGPGQWNDPDMLIFGTNSLTDSQRRVHIAVYAMLASPLLLSCDMDNITPYERELLQNLDLMAIAQDPLGIMGRPYQLQHLITLWVKPHLPRKGDTYHSISFALVNLDEIDRSISFTPGQYGLNSTDYTVMDVFTKTFLRNITVQDTITINVPPEDVILYTLFPL from the exons atgtcaGTGagcttatttcttttttcttttcttatgtATTTCCCTATCGTTCAAAACTTAGACAATGGATTAGCTCGCAAGCCTCCTATGGGGTGGATGTCGTGGGGCTACTATATGTGCGGTGTAGATTGCAAAAACAATACTGATAAATGTCTCGA tgaaaatttaataatatcggTGGCGGATAAATTCTATCGGGACGGATACCAAGAGGCAGgttttgaatatataataatagatgaCTGCTGGTCGCAGAAGAAACGAGACACCCTCGGTCGGTTAGTACCTGATAAAGATAGATTTCCTCGGGGAATAAAGTTTATTGCTGATTAT ATACATGAGCGAGGTCTTAAGTTCGGTATGTACACGAATATAGCCGATGTCACTTGTATGGGCTATCCGGGCTCTAGGGGTCATTTCCAAAGTGATGCTAAAATGTTTGCGGAGTGGGGTGTCGATTATTTAAAAGTTGACGGCTGTTTTGTTGCTGAAAAATATCTTAATAcag CATACATAAAGCTTGGCATGCACTTAAACGCCACGGGTAGGCCGATGGTGTACTCCTGTAGCTGGCCTTATTATATAGAGTTTATACACCATAAAAAG CCGGATTACAAAAACGTAGCCAAATATTGTAACATGTGGCGTAACTACCACGACGTTGTTACGTCATGGCATGCCATAAAGtctataatattacattaccaGATGTCCTATGATGAGTTACATGAACATCATGGGCCAGGCCAATGGAATGACCCGGATATG ttaATCTTCGGTACAAATTCCTTAACAGACAGTCAAAGACGGGTTCATATAGCTGTATACGCGATGTTAGCGTCTCCCTTATTACTGTCTTGTGATATGGATAATATAACTCCGTATGAGAGGGAGTTATTACAGAATTTAGATTTGATGGCCATTGCTCAAGATCCTTTAGGTATTATGGGTAGGCCTTATCAG ttgcaACACTTAATAACGCTTTGGGTGAAGCCCCACTTACCCAGGAAAGGAGATACGTATCACTCTATCTCTTTCGCTCTTGTTAATTTAGATGAAATCGATCGTTCTATCTCTTTCACACCCGGGCAATACGGATTAAATTCAACGGATTACACTGTTAtg GACGTGttcacaaaaacatttttaagaaatattacaGTACAGGATACAATTACAATTAATGTACCGCCTGAAG atgtGATATTGTACACGCTTTTCCCATTATGA